A genomic stretch from Mesomycoplasma neurolyticum includes:
- a CDS encoding MSC_0620 family F1-like ATPase-associated subunit, which yields MRRKTKNILLKFSYLSIIPMLTPFVTLSAELKDEDKNNIKKMFDDAIKAAIEQIEKYKNNISETSESLTIENLFKIYYLENLLLFLKQNQNAITDDPNSFGFNTVFFNNILEKKSFNKITIKIDDNEYTNVINSNDNSEKYDYLKHFSNSINKINESDVKNEITDEQKTTIFNRYAKQLGSEFFKILFNENDFPNFSNKEFIKFKTLTQEDGKQLSSIVPNFINDSSLENYFRTKYSSRFVEFDLKQNFIDDKNEEQTEEKEEEKKDNLEKPSFENILSDNPNVINDKKIDISNINDPRRLRILTPNIKPKYITQSFNELRTEFLNSNDENKSEKFFFFDNPILTKYRYDVTKIEDIDKDDGKETAWFYVKISEIEKPDNNRIYKVKIFKTNATKEFQIIYEKSIEVIKEIYLKLYNSLNIGKEMKFTNIPTGVVRNELFNFIINSADNIYYFDNKKGKSFEKIKIDFFNKFSKKIQNTNLQSVLKNFENEWSELYLNTLKNTEYNQSDGINIFNTIVIGFEKDINYYEQLINDDKYDFKTNIQELFKKNNGDPKIINELFSNIKKDIKILKKHTTWKTFDILSWYDKYIQNLNKITKKFQIITNFLKLSSDLEQKNPEILAANLNFEDVYETTHQVLTVDKTTKKTFSLFLGILLIIVSFILFITTLIKVKTLKISSKKNIAFLSSSIFILILGIILIALKFIGGIF from the coding sequence ATGAGAAGAAAAACCAAAAACATTTTATTAAAATTTTCATATTTATCTATAATTCCAATGTTAACGCCATTTGTTACATTAAGCGCTGAACTAAAAGATGAAGATAAGAACAATATTAAAAAGATGTTTGATGATGCTATAAAAGCAGCAATAGAACAAATTGAAAAATATAAAAACAATATAAGTGAAACATCAGAATCTTTGACAATAGAAAATTTATTTAAAATTTATTATTTAGAAAATCTTTTGCTTTTTTTAAAGCAAAATCAAAATGCTATTACTGATGATCCAAACTCATTTGGTTTTAATACAGTTTTTTTCAATAATATTTTAGAAAAAAAATCATTTAATAAAATTACAATAAAAATCGATGATAATGAATATACAAATGTTATCAACTCAAATGATAATTCAGAAAAGTATGATTATTTAAAACATTTTTCTAATAGTATAAATAAAATTAATGAATCAGATGTTAAAAATGAAATCACCGATGAACAAAAAACAACAATTTTTAATCGTTATGCCAAACAATTAGGTAGTGAATTTTTTAAAATTTTATTTAATGAAAATGATTTCCCTAATTTTTCAAACAAAGAATTTATAAAATTTAAAACACTCACACAAGAAGATGGAAAGCAATTAAGTAGTATTGTTCCCAATTTCATAAATGATAGTTCATTAGAAAATTATTTTAGAACTAAATATTCAAGTAGATTTGTTGAATTTGATTTAAAACAAAATTTTATTGATGATAAAAATGAAGAACAAACCGAGGAAAAAGAAGAAGAGAAAAAAGACAATCTTGAAAAACCTTCTTTTGAAAACATTTTATCAGATAATCCCAATGTAATAAATGATAAAAAGATTGATATTTCCAATATAAACGATCCTAGAAGACTAAGAATTTTAACACCTAACATAAAACCAAAATATATTACTCAATCTTTTAATGAACTAAGAACTGAATTTTTAAATTCTAATGATGAAAATAAATCAGAAAAATTTTTCTTTTTTGATAACCCAATATTAACTAAATATAGATATGATGTCACTAAAATTGAAGATATTGATAAAGATGATGGCAAAGAAACCGCGTGATTCTATGTTAAAATATCAGAAATTGAAAAACCTGACAATAATAGAATTTATAAAGTAAAAATTTTTAAAACAAACGCAACAAAAGAATTTCAAATAATTTATGAAAAAAGCATTGAAGTTATTAAAGAAATATATTTAAAATTATATAATAGCTTAAATATAGGGAAAGAAATGAAATTTACCAATATCCCTACTGGTGTAGTTAGAAATGAATTATTTAATTTTATAATTAATTCAGCGGATAATATTTATTATTTTGATAATAAAAAAGGTAAGAGTTTTGAAAAAATTAAAATAGATTTTTTTAATAAATTTTCAAAAAAAATACAGAATACAAACTTACAAAGTGTTTTAAAAAATTTTGAAAACGAATGAAGTGAATTATATTTAAATACTTTAAAAAATACTGAATATAATCAAAGTGATGGAATTAATATTTTTAATACAATAGTAATTGGTTTTGAAAAAGATATTAATTATTATGAACAATTAATAAATGATGATAAATATGATTTTAAAACTAACATTCAAGAATTATTTAAAAAAAATAATGGTGATCCTAAAATTATTAATGAACTTTTTAGTAATATAAAAAAAGATATTAAAATTTTAAAAAAACACACAACATGAAAAACTTTTGATATTTTAAGTTGGTATGACAAATATATACAAAACTTAAATAAGATAACAAAAAAATTTCAAATAATAACTAATTTTTTAAAATTATCATCTGATTTAGAACAAAAAAACCCAGAAATTTTGGCAGCAAATTTAAATTTTGAAGATGTATATGAAACTACTCATCAAGTTTTAACTGTAGATAAAACTACTAAAAAAACTTTTTCACTATTTTTAGGAATATTATTAATTATTGTTAGTTTTATTTTATTTATTACTACTTTGATTAAAGTAAAAACACTAAAAATATCCAGCAAAAAAAATATTGCCTTTTTATCAAGTTCAATTTTCATTTTGATATTAGGAATAATATTAATAGCTTTAAAATTTATTGGAGGAATTTTTTAA
- a CDS encoding MSC_0621 family F1-like ATPase epsilon subunit: MKNKKNDKQLSKITIYFANNEKITKWNSFLYLYNDEELKWFNLNDLSIANFKYMFIKIIDFTTKNEEYIFLEKCDIFKENDNINIFSTNKKNSYFQQKQYSKKNDKIKILKQDLKELLKFNKIDNSINTAIEIENKKRDIYLETVVNFLKIKKEI, from the coding sequence ATGAAAAATAAAAAAAATGATAAACAATTATCAAAAATTACTATTTATTTTGCCAATAATGAAAAAATTACTAAATGAAATAGTTTTTTATATTTGTACAATGATGAAGAATTGAAATGATTTAATTTAAATGATTTATCCATCGCTAATTTTAAATATATGTTTATTAAAATCATTGATTTTACAACAAAAAATGAAGAATATATTTTTCTTGAAAAATGTGATATTTTTAAAGAAAATGACAACATTAACATTTTTAGCACAAACAAAAAAAATTCTTATTTTCAACAAAAACAATATAGTAAAAAAAATGATAAAATCAAAATATTAAAACAAGATTTGAAGGAATTATTGAAGTTTAACAAAATTGATAATTCAATAAATACAGCAATAGAAATAGAAAATAAAAAAAGAGATATTTATCTCGAAACTGTTGTTAATTTTTTAAAAATTAAAAAGGAAATATAG
- a CDS encoding MSC_0623 family F1-like ATPase-associated protein: MFNLFKKKKDKKENLGLNVFSLNKEFDEAVNSNDFISFNRFISTVLLKSNLGFESQVYLKFIEKFKMAFDKKYLISFDKFNISFVIDKMTNQNLLVPIVKFENISTREIISFHSTIKNTDVTSENVFYFNLNNEITNLLNNNFKVEIFPSIILTFSNFSKNLKIIYDYSNISKVTL, translated from the coding sequence ATGTTTAATTTATTTAAAAAGAAAAAAGATAAAAAGGAAAACTTGGGATTAAATGTTTTTTCTTTAAACAAGGAATTTGATGAAGCAGTAAATAGTAATGATTTTATTTCTTTTAATCGTTTTATTTCTACTGTTTTATTAAAATCAAATTTAGGTTTTGAAAGTCAAGTTTATTTAAAATTTATAGAAAAATTTAAAATGGCTTTTGATAAAAAATATTTAATATCATTTGATAAATTTAACATTTCATTTGTCATAGACAAAATGACAAATCAGAATTTGTTAGTTCCAATTGTTAAATTTGAAAATATTTCTACTCGAGAAATTATTAGTTTTCATTCCACTATAAAAAACACAGATGTTACATCAGAAAATGTTTTTTATTTTAATTTAAATAATGAAATTACAAATTTATTAAATAATAATTTTAAAGTTGAAATTTTTCCTAGCATTATTTTAACTTTTTCTAATTTTTCTAAAAATCTTAAAATAATTTATGATTATTCAAATATATCTAAGGTCACATTGTAA
- a CDS encoding putative immunoglobulin-blocking virulence protein: MNFLKVKKNQKVLILITTTFTVTTVSASIYFTMKMTDLKKVFLDSPEMESKKYEIISFDKNNNFNDESKNIKDSILDSNLEKIKDKIEIPEIKVKPLEPEIVLPEIEKKPEIIDNPKPIEGKDKTVDFEGIKINAQVKEQTKRENIQYDIDNGLVNRVPYQAIVTPEVLSIEVTDEIIQKNLENSQKGLKMNLPEATVKIIQQEDTKDFKVVDHVASNDSEYFTKSVEKFKKLIDGPHLKDFLKSEYTLADVEKDKEKRRLEEIDLKNSGIKGKNYELYWRKEKAIETSYYLRVIVKLDFSKFKKFTPEHEEDLKKGFVIEEDNYNVCINEKGEIDSHSKAPIINAVKTRYQLDNAQKRAFGYVGYQSRHPGQITSGEIPGWTIKDITDTSEYKKYDVSNNDGIFIQKLTRDQKSENYRNEGVRVVIDLANNKGYEKSIKLIQNLTKDKMPITSYQIKNMGKTDSNQRFKDILVALPDKLPQLELFFITTNTSSLIALENKEIDELGIFTVGTPGASLKESWSINPWALKKTAWVNTIDYNASSSYGDNPNIASRITFDSLAFEDADFDPSKPDPYKRINDGLRMAYWTRNNEKIFQGGFGGGLAPDHDEQNNSFAQGLDLSRVTKMKSLRNLKFHDEHKSSNSKPRKLRRLVLYNNSDTFELSIDELNNSQFSDFLVTEQPQMPKTKILFRNGNATSKLKITNKENSSLTSNGIKNLNVFLEYAEGISRTIIASDENVKNHLNSKGISNIQLENPNTQWT, from the coding sequence ATGAATTTTTTAAAAGTGAAAAAAAATCAAAAAGTTTTAATTTTGATAACTACAACATTCACTGTAACGACTGTTTCAGCAAGTATATATTTCACTATGAAAATGACGGATCTTAAAAAAGTTTTTTTAGATTCACCAGAAATGGAATCCAAAAAATATGAAATTATATCTTTTGATAAAAATAATAACTTTAATGATGAAAGCAAAAATATTAAAGATAGTATTTTAGATTCAAATTTAGAAAAAATTAAAGATAAAATTGAAATTCCTGAAATAAAAGTAAAACCTTTAGAACCTGAAATTGTCCTGCCTGAGATAGAAAAAAAACCAGAAATTATTGACAATCCCAAACCTATTGAAGGCAAGGATAAAACGGTTGATTTTGAAGGAATTAAAATCAATGCTCAAGTTAAAGAACAAACTAAAAGAGAAAATATTCAATATGATATAGATAATGGTTTGGTTAATAGAGTTCCTTATCAAGCTATTGTTACACCTGAAGTTTTAAGTATTGAAGTCACTGATGAAATCATTCAAAAAAATCTTGAAAATTCTCAAAAAGGTTTAAAAATGAATTTACCAGAAGCAACTGTTAAAATAATTCAACAGGAAGATACTAAAGATTTTAAAGTTGTTGACCATGTTGCAAGTAATGATTCAGAATACTTTACAAAATCAGTAGAAAAATTTAAAAAATTAATTGATGGTCCTCACTTAAAAGATTTCTTGAAATCAGAATATACATTGGCTGATGTGGAAAAAGATAAAGAAAAACGAAGATTAGAAGAAATCGATTTAAAAAACAGTGGTATTAAAGGTAAAAATTATGAACTTTATTGAAGAAAAGAAAAAGCAATAGAAACCAGTTATTATTTAAGAGTTATTGTAAAATTAGATTTTAGTAAATTTAAAAAATTTACTCCTGAGCATGAAGAAGATTTAAAAAAAGGTTTTGTTATTGAAGAAGATAATTACAATGTTTGTATTAATGAAAAAGGTGAAATCGACTCACATTCAAAAGCGCCTATTATTAATGCTGTTAAAACTAGATATCAATTAGACAATGCCCAAAAAAGAGCTTTTGGTTATGTCGGTTATCAATCAAGACATCCTGGTCAAATTACAAGTGGAGAAATTCCTGGTTGAACTATCAAGGATATTACAGATACAAGTGAATATAAAAAATATGATGTTTCAAATAATGATGGTATCTTTATTCAAAAACTAACTAGGGATCAAAAAAGTGAAAACTATAGAAATGAAGGTGTAAGAGTTGTAATTGATTTAGCTAATAATAAAGGTTATGAAAAATCTATAAAATTAATTCAAAATTTAACAAAAGATAAAATGCCCATAACATCATATCAAATTAAAAATATGGGTAAAACTGACTCAAATCAAAGATTTAAAGACATTTTGGTAGCATTACCTGATAAATTACCACAACTTGAATTGTTTTTTATTACTACCAATACTTCATCATTAATTGCATTAGAAAATAAAGAAATTGATGAATTAGGTATATTTACTGTAGGAACACCAGGAGCTAGTCTTAAAGAATCTTGAAGTATAAATCCATGAGCATTGAAAAAAACTGCATGAGTTAATACAATTGACTATAATGCTTCATCTTCATATGGTGATAATCCCAATATTGCTTCGAGAATTACTTTTGATTCATTAGCTTTCGAGGATGCTGATTTTGATCCAAGTAAACCTGATCCATATAAAAGGATTAATGATGGTCTTAGAATGGCTTATTGAACAAGAAACAACGAAAAAATATTCCAAGGTGGTTTTGGTGGTGGATTAGCACCTGATCATGATGAACAAAACAATAGTTTTGCACAAGGTTTAGACCTAAGTCGTGTTACTAAAATGAAATCACTTAGAAATTTGAAATTTCATGATGAACACAAATCATCGAATTCCAAACCAAGAAAATTAAGAAGATTGGTTTTATACAATAATTCTGATACTTTTGAACTTTCGATTGATGAATTAAATAATTCGCAATTTTCTGATTTTTTAGTAACAGAACAACCACAAATGCCAAAAACAAAAATTTTATTTAGAAATGGAAATGCAACATCCAAATTAAAAATCACAAATAAAGAAAATTCATCATTAACATCTAATGGCATAAAAAATTTAAATGTTTTCTTGGAATATGCTGAAGGTATAAGTAGAACTATTATCGCTAGTGATGAAAATGTCAAAAATCATTTAAATTCTAAAGGAATCTCAAATATTCAACTTGAAAATCCTAATACTCAATGAACATAG
- the mip gene encoding Ig-specific serine endopeptidase MIP has protein sequence MKKKILIPKIIPLIMPIVFISAGCTSESTNGNNVDKTSDSKNSTPKTPDISKIQPKFKFKNNFGGFSEKEQLCAGNVKIYNIDAEVEDKNIDIQIIDIKYDTDEHGIPISNLSGKLTIIYSLTNKNANETLEAQKIEISGFKKNVVNSGTDGIIHSSPVDSTKLSGGEFSEWTNANLLKRYELNSKNYLKELERQVTFNGEIPLDKYRSELKITNDKKEEFDKKAKDLKIDNWDSLKLKGYTIPVFDESGNFKGLKIKEGPGIAVGPSWVDSRGRDPYKITGLSRVLVDQHYKDIALQTYSIAINSQRGDDPKDFEKESGTMWILDYEIPEDNSYPTKWFFGTNLHVVKAFNSKTANIHLQWLNKNAPLRTKFKLVEQDENFIKQSISVKNNDKDVVKVFYEAKDYLNDSYSDYLAEEQKNKLIKVLKFDFWLKEAEKVLEESKKNEKDPKKLEIINNFKNELSGLDALIKSWNVEELDEKFKKLKDEIKNFNSKTLSDKTPYDDLDKIEEFADFAVIEIDFANIAPEFLKGKTPQEFAKHVTNDYFNNKDKQISFLKTSYLKDYTQIQDKIFKNETNIKENHDNLYALGYPRADNDFFFDQYEDAAQIKLKKESKVLWTNADYRLYNQGNVDENQENNATTKNSNNNLSYNIGYRSFIDKPGVTDLFIALPKNESLLYIHNDKKPYLASGLNYVVRQFAPFGGSSGSSVRNQKNELVGIHHSSNYVSAMTGLSLAFRSEGYNYNGAFGKYNLPQYDLIYGGGKDQKTSYRQKLQEKYGDSIKTNLFPNGLKEINEEYKFNK, from the coding sequence ATGAAAAAGAAAATATTAATACCTAAAATTATTCCGCTTATAATGCCAATAGTTTTTATTTCTGCGGGTTGTACAAGTGAAAGTACAAATGGTAATAATGTAGATAAAACATCAGATTCTAAAAATTCAACACCAAAAACACCAGATATATCTAAAATACAACCAAAATTTAAATTTAAAAATAATTTTGGTGGTTTTTCAGAAAAAGAACAACTTTGTGCTGGTAATGTAAAAATATATAATATTGATGCAGAAGTTGAAGATAAAAATATAGATATTCAAATAATAGATATTAAATATGACACTGATGAGCATGGCATTCCTATTTCTAATTTATCAGGAAAACTAACAATAATTTATAGTTTAACAAATAAAAACGCTAATGAAACATTAGAAGCTCAAAAAATTGAAATTTCAGGTTTTAAAAAAAATGTTGTTAATTCAGGTACAGATGGAATAATTCATTCATCACCTGTTGATTCTACTAAATTATCTGGTGGTGAATTTAGTGAATGAACAAATGCTAATTTATTAAAAAGATATGAATTAAACTCTAAAAACTATTTAAAAGAATTAGAAAGACAAGTAACATTTAATGGCGAAATTCCACTAGACAAATATAGATCTGAATTAAAAATTACAAATGATAAAAAAGAAGAATTTGACAAAAAAGCAAAAGATTTAAAAATAGATAATTGAGATAGCTTAAAACTTAAAGGTTATACTATTCCAGTATTTGATGAATCTGGTAATTTTAAAGGTTTAAAAATTAAAGAAGGTCCAGGGATTGCTGTAGGTCCTAGTTGAGTAGATTCAAGAGGAAGAGATCCTTATAAAATTACAGGACTTTCACGTGTTTTAGTTGACCAACATTATAAAGATATAGCACTACAAACTTATTCTATTGCTATAAATTCTCAAAGGGGTGATGATCCAAAAGATTTTGAAAAAGAATCTGGAACAATGTGAATTTTAGATTATGAAATCCCAGAGGATAATTCATATCCAACAAAGTGATTTTTTGGAACAAATCTCCATGTGGTTAAGGCTTTTAATTCGAAAACAGCCAATATTCATTTACAATGGTTAAATAAAAATGCACCTTTAAGAACAAAATTCAAACTTGTAGAACAAGATGAAAATTTTATCAAACAATCAATTAGTGTTAAAAATAATGATAAAGATGTAGTAAAAGTTTTTTATGAAGCAAAAGATTATTTAAATGATAGTTATAGTGATTATTTAGCTGAAGAACAAAAAAATAAACTTATTAAAGTTTTAAAATTTGATTTTTGACTTAAAGAAGCGGAAAAAGTTTTAGAAGAATCTAAAAAAAATGAAAAAGATCCAAAAAAATTAGAAATTATTAATAATTTCAAAAATGAATTAAGTGGGTTAGATGCATTAATTAAATCATGAAATGTGGAAGAACTAGATGAAAAATTTAAAAAATTAAAAGATGAAATTAAAAATTTTAATTCAAAAACATTAAGTGATAAAACACCATATGATGATCTTGATAAAATTGAGGAGTTTGCTGACTTTGCAGTTATTGAAATTGATTTTGCAAATATTGCTCCAGAATTTTTAAAAGGAAAAACACCACAAGAATTTGCAAAACATGTAACAAATGATTATTTTAATAACAAAGATAAACAAATATCTTTTTTAAAAACAAGTTACTTAAAAGATTACACACAAATTCAAGATAAAATTTTTAAAAATGAAACTAATATAAAAGAAAACCATGATAATTTATATGCTTTAGGTTACCCAAGAGCTGATAATGATTTTTTCTTTGATCAATATGAAGATGCAGCACAAATTAAGTTAAAAAAAGAAAGTAAAGTATTATGAACAAATGCTGATTATAGACTTTATAATCAAGGAAATGTTGATGAAAATCAAGAAAATAATGCAACAACTAAAAACTCTAATAACAATTTATCTTATAACATAGGTTATCGTTCATTTATTGATAAACCAGGTGTGACTGATTTATTTATTGCATTACCAAAAAATGAGAGTTTATTATATATTCATAATGATAAAAAACCTTATTTAGCTTCAGGATTAAATTATGTTGTACGTCAATTTGCGCCATTTGGTGGTTCATCTGGTTCAAGTGTTAGAAATCAAAAAAATGAGTTAGTAGGTATACATCATTCATCTAATTATGTTTCTGCTATGACAGGTTTATCATTAGCATTTAGATCTGAGGGGTATAATTATAATGGTGCTTTTGGAAAATATAATTTACCACAGTATGACTTAATTTATGGTGGGGGAAAAGACCAAAAAACATCTTATCGTCAAAAATTACAAGAAAAATATGGTGATTCTATAAAAACTAATTTATTCCCTAATGGATTAAAAGAAATTAATGAGGAATATAAATTTAATAAATAA
- a CDS encoding MSC_0624 family F1-like ATPase-associated membrane protein: MLKLLNHKQIFKNNKNLYFVTLRYLLLILLAIGTFLIFVLSDKTLFYKIELKEKLFDFSDYKSKIINFVFIFYTFILFYIFYSSIIKNFLNLNNYKETIHKYFLWFLCYFIFSITSLILIFAFHPLSNIEEIYENKKSFFNIFYFIFLLIFYIFLNIGFSFFNLFLNWKISPLSPIKKWMIIVSSIAKIILISVFTIILFLIMKNTNENNIESLGNQIFKNNKTYNFFENLFFKKTTLNIFIIITLISLLIIMLILMNIEKIFLIITKQFSKIHFKNIIIIFFAIKVPLILMWIINLATIKEKTVLLIEQKNTNFLLPLIHFFVILFFIGIYFFINLYFKNIISAPLIKKLLYTSIHLLIWIETFIILFFVNSNEISIISTIYLLSGLLSLIVVIFHAWQNNRNSNQHWFTTILFLKLFLLIIFIENLNLILVYEANNFIFNELFNTFNTNEIIMLFIILLWIIYLFYIVIEFLLIKFNITKKIFNLKRRKNV; encoded by the coding sequence ATGCTGAAATTACTTAATCACAAACAAATATTCAAAAATAACAAAAATCTTTATTTTGTTACATTACGTTATTTATTATTGATTTTATTAGCTATTGGCACTTTTCTTATCTTTGTTTTATCAGATAAAACTTTATTTTATAAAATAGAACTTAAAGAAAAACTATTTGATTTTAGTGATTATAAAAGTAAAATAATAAATTTTGTTTTTATATTTTACACGTTTATTTTATTTTATATTTTTTATTCATCAATAATTAAAAATTTTTTAAATTTAAATAATTACAAAGAAACAATTCATAAATATTTTTTATGGTTTTTATGTTATTTTATTTTTAGTATAACAAGCTTGATTTTAATTTTTGCTTTCCATCCATTATCTAATATAGAAGAAATTTATGAAAATAAAAAATCTTTTTTTAATATTTTTTATTTTATTTTTTTATTAATATTTTATATTTTTTTAAATATAGGTTTTAGTTTTTTTAATTTATTTTTAAACTGAAAAATAAGTCCACTTTCACCAATTAAAAAATGAATGATAATAGTTAGTTCAATTGCTAAAATCATTTTAATTAGTGTGTTTACAATTATTTTGTTTTTAATAATGAAAAATACAAATGAAAATAATATTGAAAGTCTTGGGAATCAAATTTTCAAAAACAATAAAACATATAACTTTTTTGAAAATTTATTTTTTAAAAAAACAACTTTAAATATTTTTATAATTATTACTTTAATTTCCTTGTTAATAATAATGTTGATTTTGATGAATATTGAAAAAATATTTTTAATAATAACAAAACAGTTTTCTAAAATTCATTTTAAAAATATCATCATAATATTTTTTGCAATAAAAGTACCTTTAATTTTGATGTGAATTATTAATTTAGCAACAATTAAAGAAAAGACAGTTTTATTAATAGAACAAAAAAATACTAATTTCTTATTACCATTAATACATTTTTTTGTTATTTTGTTTTTTATAGGAATTTATTTCTTTATTAATTTATATTTTAAAAATATTATTAGTGCACCTTTGATTAAAAAACTTTTATATACATCAATTCATTTATTGATCTGAATAGAGACATTTATAATATTATTTTTTGTAAATTCGAATGAGATATCAATAATTAGTACTATTTATTTGTTAAGTGGTTTATTATCGCTTATTGTTGTTATTTTTCATGCTTGACAAAATAATAGAAATTCAAATCAACATTGATTTACAACAATATTATTTTTAAAATTATTTTTATTAATTATTTTTATTGAAAACTTAAATTTAATTTTAGTTTATGAAGCAAATAATTTTATTTTTAATGAACTTTTTAATACTTTTAACACTAATGAAATAATAATGCTATTTATAATTTTACTTTGAATTATTTATTTGTTTTATATAGTAATAGAGTTTTTATTAATTAAATTCAATATAACAAAAAAAATATTTAATTTAAAAAGGAGAAAAAATGTTTAA
- a CDS encoding MSC_0622 family F1-like ATPase gamma subunit has product MHLKNIVKKKENLEKIFLKANSQKNILLVTIAKLNNQLKFYARNAFNNKEIINQISSLYNIENSLIEKEKNIYSFLFNKFQKEKELWIYLKEKEEYSVDSYSRYEKIILNNVKSKKIDFIALNESAKNFLQKNNLKILKTFDLKVEEISTILSTTIKFLYLNNNYKKVNFILNSNKNYNSYFTILPLHDFDISKFNLDSNSILKNSIDKYSIYPNVNNFVDNTLDTYIENVVNSLIVESKFYKAKNNLVKFNKVLKDIDQKIFTIKRKIAKIKQEKEIEEIALITKNNSKFNLMFEGENEK; this is encoded by the coding sequence ATGCATTTAAAAAACATAGTTAAGAAAAAAGAAAATTTAGAAAAAATTTTTTTAAAAGCAAATAGCCAAAAAAATATTTTATTAGTAACAATAGCAAAATTAAACAATCAATTAAAATTTTATGCTAGAAATGCATTCAACAATAAGGAAATCATTAATCAAATTTCTAGTTTATATAACATTGAAAATAGTTTAATTGAAAAAGAAAAAAATATTTATTCTTTTTTGTTTAATAAATTCCAAAAAGAAAAAGAATTATGAATTTACCTTAAAGAAAAAGAAGAATATTCAGTTGATTCATATTCGCGTTATGAAAAAATTATTTTAAATAATGTTAAATCTAAAAAAATTGATTTTATAGCTCTTAATGAATCAGCTAAGAATTTTTTACAAAAAAATAATTTAAAAATTTTAAAAACTTTTGATCTTAAGGTTGAAGAAATATCGACTATTTTATCAACAACAATTAAATTTTTATATTTAAATAACAATTATAAAAAAGTAAATTTTATTTTAAACTCAAACAAAAATTACAATAGTTATTTTACTATTTTACCACTTCATGATTTTGATATAAGTAAATTCAATCTAGATAGCAACAGCATTTTAAAAAATTCTATCGATAAATATAGTATTTACCCTAATGTTAATAATTTCGTGGATAATACGCTTGATACTTATATTGAAAATGTTGTGAATTCCTTGATTGTTGAATCAAAGTTTTATAAAGCAAAAAACAATCTTGTTAAATTTAATAAAGTTTTAAAAGATATTGATCAAAAAATATTTACAATCAAAAGAAAAATAGCAAAAATAAAACAAGAAAAAGAAATTGAAGAAATTGCTTTAATAACCAAAAACAATAGTAAATTCAATTTGATGTTTGAAGGTGAAAATGAAAAATAA